From a region of the Hemibagrus wyckioides isolate EC202008001 linkage group LG06, SWU_Hwy_1.0, whole genome shotgun sequence genome:
- the LOC131353812 gene encoding myc box-dependent-interacting protein 1 isoform X3 codes for MADLTMGKGVSAGKIASNVQKKITRAQEKVMQKLGKADETKDLAFEEGVINFNKQLAEGTKLQKDLRAYLAAVKAMHESSKRLQECLVDMYEPEWDGKDEMDSVVEDSDLLWTDFHQKLVDHALISMDTYLGQFPDIKARIAKRDRKLVDYDSARHTYAAVNKGKKKEGGIKISKPASLLERATPGWAQGILSAHNIAQTNLTRSQAEEELERAQKVFEDINIDLQEELPSLWNSRVGFYVNTFQSVAGLEEKFHREIGKLSQNMYDTLVKLENQDLSRKTGNREEKTSTVKRSEGNQDTNDTLSPAVPAIPKSPSKLRPAVPPPPKVTPSKDLKQENIINLFDDAAAVGISVTSPTQYEAPVTSNLLDMDLDTLQAATTPVATASAQNWDSWEGAESAVTTEQPESTAVTTTESTDMPPNFLYKVQTMHDYAANDSDELEMKAGDVVLVVMYDNPEEQDDGWLMGIKEAEWIQMKENSKKGVFPENFTRKM; via the exons atggCTGATCTGACGATGGGCAAAGGGGTTTCCGCAGGAAAAATAGCCAGTAAcgtacagaaaaaaataaccaGGGCTCAAGAAAAG GTTATGCAGAAACTTGGCAAGGCAGACGAGACCAAAGACCTTGCATTTGAAGAAGGAGTGATTAACTTTAACAAACAGCTA GCTGAAGGCACCAAACTGCAGAAAGACCTGCGAGCCTATTTGGCCGCTGTGAAAG CGATGCACGAGTCCTCTAAACGACTTCAGGAGTGCCTAGTTGATATGTATGAACCGGAATGGGATGGCAAAGATGAAATGGATTCTGTTGTAGAG GATTCAGACCTCCTGTGGACAGATTTTCACCAAAAGCTAGTGGATCATGCTTTAATCTCCATGGACACTTATTTGGGCCAATTTCCTGATATTAAG GCCCGAATAGCGAAGCGTGACAGAAAGCTGGTGGACTACGACAGCGCCCGTCACACATATGCTGCAGTAAACAAGGGCAAGAAGAAGGAAGGGGGGATTAAAATTTCCAAG CCTGCCTCTTTGTTGGAGAGGGCCACTCCGGGATGGGCACAAGGAATTCTATCTGCTCATAATATCGCTCAGACCAACCTGACCAGGAGTCAG GCAGAAGAAGAGTTAGAGAGGGCACAGAAGGTATTTGAAGATATCAACATAGACCTTCAAGAGGAGCTGCCATCACTTTGGAACAG CCGTGTTGGCTTCTACGTGAACACCTTCCAGAGCGTGGCTGGTCTTGAGGAGAAGTTTCACCGAGAAATTGGAAAG CTGAGCCAAAATATGTATGATACCCTGGTGAAGCTGGAGAATCAAGACTTATCCAG AAAAACAGGTAACCGAGAGGAGAAGACCTCAACAGTCAAAAGGAG TGAAGGAAATCAAGATACCAATGACACTCTGAGTCCGGCAGTACCGGCTATCCCCAAATCTCCATCTAAG CTGAGACCTGCTGTTCCTCCACCACCTAAAGTCACTCCATCCAAGGATCTGAAGCAAGAGAACATTATTAATCTGTttgatgatgctgctgctgtCGGCATTAGTGTTACGTCTCCCACACAA TATGAGGCTCCAGTTACTAGTAATCTTTTAGACATGGACCTGGACACACTGCAGGCAGCTACCACACCTGTAGCCACTGCTTCAGCACag AACTGGGATTCATGGGAG ggGGCGGAAAGTGCAGTTACCACAGAACAGCCTGAATCA ACTGCCGTAACAActacagagagcacagacatgCCACCAAACTTCCTTTACAAA gTCCAAACAATGCATGATTATGCTGCCAATGACTCAGATGAGCTGGAGATGAAGGCAGGAGATGTGGTGCTTGTGGTGATGTATGATAACCCAGAAGAACAG gATGACGGTTGGTTGATGGGAATTAAAGAAGCTGAATGGATTCAGATGAAGGAAAACAGCAAAAAAGGAGTGTTTCCTGAGAACTTCACACGGAAGATGTGA
- the LOC131353812 gene encoding myc box-dependent-interacting protein 1 isoform X2, with the protein MADLTMGKGVSAGKIASNVQKKITRAQEKVMQKLGKADETKDLAFEEGVINFNKQLAEGTKLQKDLRAYLAAVKAMHESSKRLQECLVDMYEPEWDGKDEMDSVVEDSDLLWTDFHQKLVDHALISMDTYLGQFPDIKARIAKRDRKLVDYDSARHTYAAVNKGKKKEGGIKISKPASLLERATPGWAQGILSAHNIAQTNLTRSQAEEELERAQKVFEDINIDLQEELPSLWNSRVGFYVNTFQSVAGLEEKFHREIGKLSQNMYDTLVKLENQDLSSEGNQDTNDTLSPAVPAIPKSPSKLRPAVPPPPKVTPSKDLKQENIINLFDDAAAVGISVTSPTQYEAPVTSNLLDMDLDTLQAATTPVATASAQNWDSWEQTESHTEAAQSWDDDGSQPVHTAPPVYPTWDDDASQPVHAPAAEPTWDDDGSQPVKAEGLQNDGAQGAESAVTTEQPESTAVTTTESTDMPPNFLYKVQTMHDYAANDSDELEMKAGDVVLVVMYDNPEEQDDGWLMGIKEAEWIQMKENSKKGVFPENFTRKM; encoded by the exons atggCTGATCTGACGATGGGCAAAGGGGTTTCCGCAGGAAAAATAGCCAGTAAcgtacagaaaaaaataaccaGGGCTCAAGAAAAG GTTATGCAGAAACTTGGCAAGGCAGACGAGACCAAAGACCTTGCATTTGAAGAAGGAGTGATTAACTTTAACAAACAGCTA GCTGAAGGCACCAAACTGCAGAAAGACCTGCGAGCCTATTTGGCCGCTGTGAAAG CGATGCACGAGTCCTCTAAACGACTTCAGGAGTGCCTAGTTGATATGTATGAACCGGAATGGGATGGCAAAGATGAAATGGATTCTGTTGTAGAG GATTCAGACCTCCTGTGGACAGATTTTCACCAAAAGCTAGTGGATCATGCTTTAATCTCCATGGACACTTATTTGGGCCAATTTCCTGATATTAAG GCCCGAATAGCGAAGCGTGACAGAAAGCTGGTGGACTACGACAGCGCCCGTCACACATATGCTGCAGTAAACAAGGGCAAGAAGAAGGAAGGGGGGATTAAAATTTCCAAG CCTGCCTCTTTGTTGGAGAGGGCCACTCCGGGATGGGCACAAGGAATTCTATCTGCTCATAATATCGCTCAGACCAACCTGACCAGGAGTCAG GCAGAAGAAGAGTTAGAGAGGGCACAGAAGGTATTTGAAGATATCAACATAGACCTTCAAGAGGAGCTGCCATCACTTTGGAACAG CCGTGTTGGCTTCTACGTGAACACCTTCCAGAGCGTGGCTGGTCTTGAGGAGAAGTTTCACCGAGAAATTGGAAAG CTGAGCCAAAATATGTATGATACCCTGGTGAAGCTGGAGAATCAAGACTTATCCAG TGAAGGAAATCAAGATACCAATGACACTCTGAGTCCGGCAGTACCGGCTATCCCCAAATCTCCATCTAAG CTGAGACCTGCTGTTCCTCCACCACCTAAAGTCACTCCATCCAAGGATCTGAAGCAAGAGAACATTATTAATCTGTttgatgatgctgctgctgtCGGCATTAGTGTTACGTCTCCCACACAA TATGAGGCTCCAGTTACTAGTAATCTTTTAGACATGGACCTGGACACACTGCAGGCAGCTACCACACCTGTAGCCACTGCTTCAGCACag AACTGGGATTCATGGGAG CAAACTGAAAGCCACACTGAAGCAGCTCAGTCatgggatgatgatggtagtcAGCCTGTGCATACTGCCCCACCTGTTTATCCTACCTGGGATGATGATGCCAGCCAACCAGTACATGCTCCAGCTGCAGAGCCCACTTGGGATGATGATGGGTCCCAGCCGGTGAAGGCTGAGGGTTTGCAGAATGATGGGGCTCAG ggGGCGGAAAGTGCAGTTACCACAGAACAGCCTGAATCA ACTGCCGTAACAActacagagagcacagacatgCCACCAAACTTCCTTTACAAA gTCCAAACAATGCATGATTATGCTGCCAATGACTCAGATGAGCTGGAGATGAAGGCAGGAGATGTGGTGCTTGTGGTGATGTATGATAACCCAGAAGAACAG gATGACGGTTGGTTGATGGGAATTAAAGAAGCTGAATGGATTCAGATGAAGGAAAACAGCAAAAAAGGAGTGTTTCCTGAGAACTTCACACGGAAGATGTGA
- the LOC131353812 gene encoding myc box-dependent-interacting protein 1 isoform X1 has product MADLTMGKGVSAGKIASNVQKKITRAQEKVMQKLGKADETKDLAFEEGVINFNKQLAEGTKLQKDLRAYLAAVKAMHESSKRLQECLVDMYEPEWDGKDEMDSVVEDSDLLWTDFHQKLVDHALISMDTYLGQFPDIKARIAKRDRKLVDYDSARHTYAAVNKGKKKEGGIKISKPASLLERATPGWAQGILSAHNIAQTNLTRSQAEEELERAQKVFEDINIDLQEELPSLWNSRVGFYVNTFQSVAGLEEKFHREIGKLSQNMYDTLVKLENQDLSRKTGNREEKTSTVKRSEGNQDTNDTLSPAVPAIPKSPSKLRPAVPPPPKVTPSKDLKQENIINLFDDAAAVGISVTSPTQYEAPVTSNLLDMDLDTLQAATTPVATASAQNWDSWEQTESHTEAAQSWDDDGSQPVHTAPPVYPTWDDDASQPVHAPAAEPTWDDDGSQPVKAEGLQNDGAQGAESAVTTEQPESTAVTTTESTDMPPNFLYKVQTMHDYAANDSDELEMKAGDVVLVVMYDNPEEQDDGWLMGIKEAEWIQMKENSKKGVFPENFTRKM; this is encoded by the exons atggCTGATCTGACGATGGGCAAAGGGGTTTCCGCAGGAAAAATAGCCAGTAAcgtacagaaaaaaataaccaGGGCTCAAGAAAAG GTTATGCAGAAACTTGGCAAGGCAGACGAGACCAAAGACCTTGCATTTGAAGAAGGAGTGATTAACTTTAACAAACAGCTA GCTGAAGGCACCAAACTGCAGAAAGACCTGCGAGCCTATTTGGCCGCTGTGAAAG CGATGCACGAGTCCTCTAAACGACTTCAGGAGTGCCTAGTTGATATGTATGAACCGGAATGGGATGGCAAAGATGAAATGGATTCTGTTGTAGAG GATTCAGACCTCCTGTGGACAGATTTTCACCAAAAGCTAGTGGATCATGCTTTAATCTCCATGGACACTTATTTGGGCCAATTTCCTGATATTAAG GCCCGAATAGCGAAGCGTGACAGAAAGCTGGTGGACTACGACAGCGCCCGTCACACATATGCTGCAGTAAACAAGGGCAAGAAGAAGGAAGGGGGGATTAAAATTTCCAAG CCTGCCTCTTTGTTGGAGAGGGCCACTCCGGGATGGGCACAAGGAATTCTATCTGCTCATAATATCGCTCAGACCAACCTGACCAGGAGTCAG GCAGAAGAAGAGTTAGAGAGGGCACAGAAGGTATTTGAAGATATCAACATAGACCTTCAAGAGGAGCTGCCATCACTTTGGAACAG CCGTGTTGGCTTCTACGTGAACACCTTCCAGAGCGTGGCTGGTCTTGAGGAGAAGTTTCACCGAGAAATTGGAAAG CTGAGCCAAAATATGTATGATACCCTGGTGAAGCTGGAGAATCAAGACTTATCCAG AAAAACAGGTAACCGAGAGGAGAAGACCTCAACAGTCAAAAGGAG TGAAGGAAATCAAGATACCAATGACACTCTGAGTCCGGCAGTACCGGCTATCCCCAAATCTCCATCTAAG CTGAGACCTGCTGTTCCTCCACCACCTAAAGTCACTCCATCCAAGGATCTGAAGCAAGAGAACATTATTAATCTGTttgatgatgctgctgctgtCGGCATTAGTGTTACGTCTCCCACACAA TATGAGGCTCCAGTTACTAGTAATCTTTTAGACATGGACCTGGACACACTGCAGGCAGCTACCACACCTGTAGCCACTGCTTCAGCACag AACTGGGATTCATGGGAG CAAACTGAAAGCCACACTGAAGCAGCTCAGTCatgggatgatgatggtagtcAGCCTGTGCATACTGCCCCACCTGTTTATCCTACCTGGGATGATGATGCCAGCCAACCAGTACATGCTCCAGCTGCAGAGCCCACTTGGGATGATGATGGGTCCCAGCCGGTGAAGGCTGAGGGTTTGCAGAATGATGGGGCTCAG ggGGCGGAAAGTGCAGTTACCACAGAACAGCCTGAATCA ACTGCCGTAACAActacagagagcacagacatgCCACCAAACTTCCTTTACAAA gTCCAAACAATGCATGATTATGCTGCCAATGACTCAGATGAGCTGGAGATGAAGGCAGGAGATGTGGTGCTTGTGGTGATGTATGATAACCCAGAAGAACAG gATGACGGTTGGTTGATGGGAATTAAAGAAGCTGAATGGATTCAGATGAAGGAAAACAGCAAAAAAGGAGTGTTTCCTGAGAACTTCACACGGAAGATGTGA